Proteins co-encoded in one Natrarchaeobius halalkaliphilus genomic window:
- a CDS encoding pyridoxal-phosphate-dependent aminotransferase family protein, translated as MTNKREYKDDYPDKTLYIPGPTEVREDVIEAMCEPMFGHRMDRMTDLYTTVVEDTKEFLGTENDVVVLTGSGTGFMESSILNLVDEDVLCTTCGSFSERQADIADRLGKRVDTVAYEWGQAVKPDDVREALEDGEREYDAVTCVMNESSTGVRNPVEEIGDVVAEYPDTYFIVDAVSALGGDYVDIDAHGIDVIFTSVQKAFAMPPGLAVCVVSEDAYERELESDSASWYGGFQRTIDYYDRKGQTHSTPAIPVMLAYRTQMKHMLEEGHDARDRRHREMAEYTREWARKHFEMFPEEGYESRTVACIENTRGIDVAETIENVSEEYDMVFSNGYGSALGEKTFRIGHMGEHDVESIEALTDAIEDVAGL; from the coding sequence GTGACCAACAAACGCGAATACAAAGACGACTACCCAGACAAGACGCTGTACATTCCGGGTCCGACCGAGGTGCGCGAGGACGTCATCGAGGCGATGTGCGAGCCGATGTTCGGCCATCGAATGGACCGAATGACGGACCTCTATACGACCGTCGTCGAGGACACGAAGGAGTTCCTCGGCACCGAGAACGACGTCGTCGTTCTCACGGGCTCTGGAACCGGCTTCATGGAGAGTTCGATCCTGAACCTCGTCGACGAGGACGTCCTCTGTACGACCTGTGGTAGTTTCAGCGAGCGCCAGGCCGACATCGCAGACCGTCTCGGCAAGCGCGTCGACACCGTCGCCTACGAGTGGGGTCAGGCGGTCAAACCCGACGACGTCCGCGAGGCGCTCGAGGACGGCGAGCGCGAGTACGACGCCGTTACCTGCGTGATGAACGAGAGTTCGACCGGCGTCCGCAACCCCGTCGAGGAGATCGGTGACGTCGTTGCCGAGTACCCGGACACGTACTTCATCGTCGACGCGGTCTCGGCGCTCGGCGGCGACTACGTCGATATCGACGCCCACGGCATCGACGTAATCTTCACCTCGGTCCAGAAGGCGTTCGCCATGCCGCCGGGACTCGCCGTCTGTGTCGTCAGCGAGGACGCCTACGAGCGCGAACTCGAGAGCGATTCCGCCTCGTGGTACGGGGGCTTCCAGCGGACGATCGACTATTACGACCGGAAGGGACAAACGCATTCGACGCCCGCGATTCCCGTCATGCTCGCCTACCGAACACAGATGAAACACATGCTCGAGGAAGGCCACGACGCGAGGGATCGACGTCACCGCGAGATGGCCGAATACACACGCGAGTGGGCCCGAAAGCACTTCGAGATGTTTCCCGAAGAGGGGTACGAATCCCGGACGGTGGCTTGCATCGAGAACACACGCGGGATCGACGTCGCAGAAACCATCGAGAACGTCTCCGAGGAGTACGATATGGTCTTTTCGAACGGCTACGGCTCCGCCCTCGGTGAGAAGACGTTCCGCATCGGTCACATGGGCGAACACGACGTAGAGAGCATCGAAGCGCTGACCGACGCTATCGAAGACGTCGCGGGATTGTAG
- a CDS encoding cupredoxin domain-containing protein, whose amino-acid sequence MTRKKAISRRTAMKLTGAAAATALVAGCSDDDNGNGNGNGNGNGDGEGVEIEPGTEILFDGQMSGWEGLEPAEIEGDVNPTLILQEGESYEIGWTEGDDNFHNIEIRDDGGDVVDGLETEEVDDPDDDQILEFEASGEMAEYVCDPHPNSMVGELIVE is encoded by the coding sequence ATGACACGAAAGAAGGCCATTTCGCGGCGGACCGCCATGAAGCTCACCGGTGCAGCGGCCGCGACCGCACTCGTCGCTGGCTGTAGTGACGACGATAACGGCAACGGCAACGGCAACGGCAACGGCAATGGGGACGGCGAGGGCGTCGAGATCGAGCCCGGTACGGAGATCCTCTTCGACGGACAGATGTCCGGCTGGGAAGGTCTCGAGCCGGCCGAAATCGAAGGCGACGTGAATCCGACGCTGATCCTTCAGGAGGGCGAAAGCTACGAGATCGGCTGGACGGAAGGCGACGACAACTTCCACAACATCGAGATCCGCGACGACGGCGGCGACGTGGTCGACGGCCTCGAAACCGAAGAGGTCGACGACCCCGACGACGACCAGATCCTCGAGTTCGAAGCCAGCGGCGAGATGGCCGAGTACGTCTGCGACCCACACCCGAACTCGATGGTCGGAGAACTCATCGTCGAATAA
- a CDS encoding MFS transporter, producing the protein MAADTGDRDRVVLAAVVFAVMFSQLLLYPGIATLVDVLGADASGSPLTETTLDAGMWFFVAEFAAYIAFVGLWGIVSDVTGRRTPFIVVGAVIGALSYGALALVPAVGSVPFEGVLALRVFQGAMTVGAFSLTMTMLMDLPGGHGKNMGAAGIAIGLGAALGAPVGGQLTEVDPVAPLVVAAGLLLTVGVVVAAVDDRTPDVHRSAGALLEGIKRRPSLSVPYAFGFVDRMTAGFFALVGTLYFQETFGLEAGTTGLLLACFFAPFALLQYPFGSLSDRIGRTIPIVLGSMCYGVGILVVGVAPTVATAAIAMATIGVLGALVSPATMALVTDLADEDERGLAMAGFNLAGSLGFLGGFLVGSIVAGQFGYDLAFLIVGGLEIAIAIVAAPIVFRLSIASDGLGPTECD; encoded by the coding sequence GTGGCCGCAGATACCGGTGATCGGGATCGAGTCGTTCTCGCCGCAGTCGTCTTCGCGGTGATGTTCTCTCAGCTCCTGTTGTATCCGGGAATCGCGACGCTCGTCGACGTGCTAGGTGCCGATGCGTCGGGTTCGCCGCTCACCGAAACCACGCTCGATGCGGGGATGTGGTTTTTCGTCGCCGAGTTCGCGGCCTACATCGCGTTCGTCGGACTCTGGGGGATCGTCAGCGACGTCACGGGTCGCCGAACGCCGTTTATCGTCGTCGGTGCGGTCATCGGTGCGCTCAGCTACGGGGCGCTCGCGCTCGTCCCCGCCGTCGGATCGGTTCCGTTCGAAGGCGTGCTTGCTCTTCGGGTGTTCCAGGGTGCCATGACCGTCGGCGCGTTCTCCCTGACGATGACCATGCTCATGGATCTCCCCGGTGGCCACGGGAAAAATATGGGTGCCGCCGGAATCGCTATCGGCCTCGGTGCGGCTCTCGGCGCACCAGTCGGCGGACAACTGACCGAAGTCGATCCCGTCGCGCCCCTCGTCGTCGCCGCGGGATTGCTTCTCACCGTCGGTGTCGTCGTCGCCGCCGTCGACGATCGGACGCCGGACGTCCACAGAAGCGCTGGAGCGCTCCTCGAGGGGATCAAACGGCGACCATCGCTGTCGGTTCCGTACGCGTTCGGGTTCGTCGATCGGATGACCGCGGGCTTTTTCGCACTCGTCGGGACGCTTTACTTCCAGGAGACGTTCGGGCTCGAAGCCGGAACGACCGGACTCTTGCTCGCGTGTTTTTTCGCACCGTTTGCCCTGTTGCAGTATCCGTTCGGGTCACTCTCCGATCGGATAGGACGGACGATCCCGATCGTCCTCGGATCGATGTGTTACGGGGTGGGCATTCTGGTGGTCGGCGTCGCACCGACCGTCGCGACCGCTGCGATCGCGATGGCCACCATCGGCGTTCTCGGTGCACTCGTCTCGCCGGCGACGATGGCGCTCGTCACCGATCTCGCGGACGAAGACGAGCGCGGACTCGCGATGGCCGGGTTCAATCTCGCCGGAAGCCTCGGATTTCTCGGCGGCTTCCTCGTCGGTTCCATCGTCGCCGGACAGTTCGGCTACGATCTCGCGTTTCTGATCGTCGGCGGCCTCGAGATCGCCATCGCCATCGTCGCGGCACCGATCGTGTTCCGGCTCTCGATCGCATCGGACGGGCTCGGGCCAACCGAGTGTGATTGA
- a CDS encoding DMT family transporter: MNSNRDILLFVALAVAWGTAFSAIEIGLETLPPLLFAALRFDVAAVVFAALVVALRTEWRPQARADWLAIVVGGVLLVGVHFGLLFVGQSYVSSAVSAIVMSLIPIVTPLIALAVLPRTRIRAPVVAGLVVGLAGIVVIAVSGGSLAGHGLGIALLFVAALSFAVGSVLIERIQGTLPVVSLQAWAMALGAFILHALSAVHPGEHVSSVTVTPATLGALAYLGVVSTGGAFFLYFVLLERVGATEISLVNYAAPIVAAVFGWAVLGESITVATVAGFALIVTGFALCKIDAVWRLLGPAIGYGPGRTPTETDDVVVGSNVYVAHAGEERHRDRRSERTGRTSNGSPCAD, from the coding sequence ATGAACTCGAACAGAGATATTTTACTCTTCGTCGCCCTCGCGGTCGCGTGGGGGACCGCGTTTAGCGCCATCGAGATCGGTCTCGAGACGCTGCCGCCGCTGCTCTTTGCAGCGCTCAGATTCGACGTCGCGGCGGTCGTATTCGCCGCCCTCGTCGTCGCGCTCCGGACGGAGTGGCGGCCACAGGCGCGGGCGGACTGGCTCGCGATCGTCGTCGGCGGCGTCTTGCTCGTCGGCGTCCACTTCGGTCTCCTCTTCGTCGGCCAGTCGTACGTCTCGAGTGCGGTTTCAGCGATCGTCATGAGTCTTATACCGATCGTCACGCCGCTGATCGCGCTGGCCGTCCTTCCGCGAACGCGGATCCGGGCACCGGTCGTCGCCGGACTCGTCGTCGGCCTCGCCGGAATCGTCGTAATCGCCGTTTCGGGCGGCTCGCTCGCAGGCCACGGACTCGGCATCGCGCTGTTGTTCGTCGCCGCACTGTCGTTTGCGGTCGGCTCCGTTCTCATCGAACGGATTCAGGGAACGCTTCCGGTCGTCTCGTTACAGGCGTGGGCGATGGCGCTCGGTGCGTTCATTCTCCACGCACTCAGCGCCGTCCACCCCGGCGAACACGTCTCGAGCGTCACCGTGACGCCGGCGACGCTCGGTGCGCTCGCCTACCTCGGGGTCGTCTCGACCGGCGGCGCGTTCTTCCTGTACTTCGTGTTGCTCGAACGCGTGGGGGCGACGGAAATCAGTCTCGTCAACTACGCGGCACCGATCGTCGCCGCCGTCTTCGGCTGGGCGGTACTCGGTGAGTCGATCACGGTTGCAACGGTCGCTGGCTTCGCGCTGATCGTCACCGGCTTTGCACTCTGCAAGATCGATGCGGTCTGGCGGCTACTCGGCCCGGCGATCGGATACGGTCCGGGCCGCACACCGACCGAGACGGACGACGTCGTCGTCGGCAGCAACGTTTACGTGGCTCACGCGGGCGAGGAGCGCCACCGCGACCGTCGCTCCGAGCGCACCGGGAGGACGTCCAACGGGTCGCCGTGTGCGGACTGA
- a CDS encoding DUF7577 domain-containing protein: MTTKTELSGTAVSCRVCGTTNDRFYTYCRSCLQTLP; the protein is encoded by the coding sequence ATGACCACGAAAACAGAGCTATCGGGAACCGCCGTCTCGTGTCGCGTCTGTGGAACTACGAACGATCGCTTCTATACTTACTGTCGAAGCTGTCTCCAGACGCTTCCGTGA
- a CDS encoding coenzyme F420-0:L-glutamate ligase, which yields MELEPVTDVPEIRPGDDIAALVADRATLEPGDVLTVASTIVSKADGRTADLEAYPVSGRAREIADRIGALTDDEKDPRFAQAVLEESTELLIDCPFLLTETRFGHICVNAGIDRSNVPDHDLLLLPDRPAKSAERIRTGLVDRGIDDVAVIVTDTCGRPFRHGQRGVALGWAGMPASRDWRGELDRDGRELGVTVQSVVDELSSAANLVAGEGAGGTPAVVVRDWEFGDVAGSDELFRSVEDDLIRRALRQWEWGEDR from the coding sequence ATGGAACTCGAGCCAGTGACGGACGTACCAGAGATCCGTCCCGGCGACGATATCGCCGCCCTCGTCGCGGATCGGGCCACTCTCGAGCCCGGCGACGTTCTGACGGTGGCGAGCACGATCGTCTCGAAGGCCGACGGACGAACGGCGGATCTCGAGGCGTATCCCGTCAGCGGCCGCGCACGAGAGATCGCTGACCGAATCGGTGCGCTCACGGACGACGAGAAAGACCCGCGGTTCGCACAGGCGGTTCTCGAAGAGAGCACGGAGCTGCTGATCGACTGTCCGTTCTTGCTCACGGAGACGCGGTTCGGTCACATCTGTGTCAACGCGGGGATCGACCGCTCGAACGTCCCGGACCACGATCTGCTCCTGTTGCCGGACCGACCGGCGAAAAGCGCAGAGCGCATTCGGACGGGGTTGGTCGATCGTGGGATCGACGACGTCGCGGTGATCGTCACGGACACCTGCGGGCGACCGTTTCGACACGGTCAGCGCGGCGTTGCACTGGGCTGGGCCGGGATGCCCGCGAGCCGGGACTGGCGCGGCGAGCTCGACCGCGACGGGCGCGAACTCGGCGTCACCGTCCAGTCGGTCGTCGACGAACTCTCCTCGGCCGCCAACCTCGTCGCCGGGGAAGGCGCGGGCGGCACGCCCGCCGTCGTCGTCCGCGACTGGGAGTTCGGTGACGTAGCGGGGAGCGACGAACTGTTCCGGTCGGTCGAGGACGACCTGATCAGACGGGCGCTCCGACAGTGGGAGTGGGGGGAAGACCGATGA
- a CDS encoding 5,10-methylenetetrahydromethanopterin reductase: MTNDGPDGVSVRGSSEPTRAIELTPEHPPARIAELAACAEREGFDVAFTSSHYFNRDPFVTLSRMTDATDEIRLGPGVVNPYETHPVKLAAQTATIDEVSDGRAVFGVGAGDRSALSNMGVERDRPLRRVLETFDVARDLWDGTTVTHEGTFTARDASLNLEPAEIPVYVGAQGPQMLRMSAKHADGALINAAHPRDLEWASDQIERGLEDRPDEHGEFEALAFASVSVAPEEDDARAAARPPVAFIAGGAADPVIDRHDIDRQAASAVSDALEDGRLTEAFDRVTPEMIDAFCIAGTTETVADRFEAALEHTDGIVVGSPLGPDLEDAIVRASEALSIASA, encoded by the coding sequence ATGACGAACGACGGCCCGGACGGTGTTTCCGTCCGCGGTTCTTCGGAGCCGACCCGGGCCATCGAACTCACGCCCGAACACCCGCCGGCGCGGATCGCTGAGCTCGCGGCGTGCGCCGAGCGCGAGGGCTTCGACGTCGCCTTTACGAGCAGTCACTACTTCAATCGCGACCCGTTCGTGACCCTCTCGCGCATGACGGACGCCACCGACGAGATCCGACTGGGTCCGGGGGTCGTCAATCCCTACGAGACCCACCCCGTCAAGCTGGCCGCACAGACGGCGACGATCGACGAGGTGAGCGACGGACGAGCGGTCTTCGGCGTCGGTGCCGGAGACCGCTCGGCGCTTTCGAACATGGGCGTCGAGCGCGACCGGCCGCTGCGGCGCGTCCTCGAGACGTTCGACGTCGCACGCGACCTCTGGGACGGAACGACCGTCACTCACGAGGGAACGTTCACCGCGAGAGACGCTTCGCTGAACCTCGAGCCGGCCGAGATCCCGGTGTACGTCGGAGCACAGGGTCCGCAGATGCTTCGGATGAGCGCCAAACACGCCGACGGCGCGTTGATAAACGCGGCCCATCCTCGCGATCTCGAGTGGGCGTCCGACCAGATCGAGCGCGGACTCGAGGATCGGCCGGACGAACACGGCGAGTTCGAGGCGCTCGCGTTCGCGAGCGTGAGCGTCGCCCCGGAGGAAGACGACGCTCGTGCGGCAGCGCGGCCGCCGGTCGCGTTCATCGCCGGCGGTGCGGCCGATCCGGTTATAGACCGCCACGATATCGATCGCCAGGCCGCGAGCGCGGTCAGCGACGCGCTCGAGGACGGCCGGCTCACCGAGGCGTTCGATCGCGTCACGCCCGAGATGATCGACGCCTTCTGTATCGCGGGAACGACGGAGACCGTCGCGGATCGCTTCGAGGCGGCGCTCGAGCACACCGACGGGATCGTCGTCGGATCGCCGCTGGGACCGGATCTCGAGGATGCGATCGTTCGCGCGAGCGAGGCGCTCTCGATCGCGAGTGCGTGA
- the eif1A gene encoding translation initiation factor eIF-1A, whose amino-acid sequence MSDDGEGGRKNLRMPDDDEVFATVTNMLGANRVKVRCADGTERTARIPGKMQKRIWIREDDVVLVEPWDWQDEKADITWRYEKSEADQLRREGHIQ is encoded by the coding sequence ATGAGCGACGACGGCGAGGGCGGTCGGAAGAACCTTCGGATGCCGGACGACGACGAGGTCTTCGCAACCGTCACGAACATGCTCGGGGCGAACCGGGTCAAAGTACGCTGTGCCGACGGGACGGAGCGAACCGCACGCATTCCCGGGAAGATGCAAAAACGAATCTGGATCCGCGAGGACGACGTCGTCCTCGTCGAGCCGTGGGACTGGCAGGACGAGAAGGCCGATATCACCTGGCGCTACGAAAAGAGCGAGGCCGACCAGCTTCGACGCGAAGGCCACATTCAGTAG
- a CDS encoding DUF7573 domain-containing protein → MPIEQGRVTDDATLSDFATGRSDEDTDERRDADGTDGVSSLSTYAWGEYVCSRCDGAAERVWRDDGAVVCPDCKDW, encoded by the coding sequence GTGCCGATCGAACAGGGTCGCGTGACCGACGACGCGACGCTTTCGGATTTCGCTACGGGTCGCTCCGACGAGGATACCGACGAACGACGCGACGCGGACGGCACCGATGGCGTCTCCTCGCTGTCGACGTACGCGTGGGGAGAGTACGTCTGCAGTCGGTGTGACGGCGCGGCCGAGCGCGTCTGGCGGGACGACGGTGCGGTCGTCTGTCCCGACTGCAAGGACTGGTAG
- a CDS encoding S8 family peptidase, whose translation MTLSRRQLLQGVGAGVSAGLVGTVVSEPASASSSPSSDTRRVFVHPENGLLGDLLDAVEGVGGTTLLEFDNFEFVVAEVPSNRVSDLAGAAGIAFVEDDEETGIPDDWSPSLLDVLVPPDRSDCSTHPDQRTSWGLERIGADDVDPGGSDVDVGILDTGIQSDHCSLSVAGGRNFTATGTPSDYEDRHGHGTHVAGIAGAVDNDLGMVGTAPDTNLYAVKVLDDDGRGRYSELVAGIDWCLSNDIELISMSLGGENESETVDDVIETATSDGHLLLTAAGNEGNAEDGSCDEETMTYPATHDDVLAVAAMDEDDTLASYSSVGSAVDLLAPGTEITSTITDNEYAEASGTSIACPFVTGVAALVWGISEADGPGPNDAIRRTLTDSAEPVLETCEEGHGLVDARAAVDGDVPDADDSSSDREGEPTDRGESRSALEWLADAVSGLLERIRELFG comes from the coding sequence ATGACTCTCAGTCGTCGCCAGCTCCTGCAGGGTGTCGGCGCTGGCGTCTCCGCTGGGCTGGTCGGGACGGTAGTCTCGGAACCGGCATCGGCATCCTCGTCGCCGTCGTCGGATACCCGCCGGGTGTTCGTCCATCCGGAAAACGGACTGCTCGGTGACCTCCTCGACGCGGTCGAGGGGGTCGGCGGCACGACGCTCCTCGAGTTCGACAACTTCGAGTTCGTGGTGGCCGAGGTGCCGTCGAACCGGGTCAGCGACCTGGCCGGAGCTGCGGGGATCGCGTTCGTCGAGGACGACGAGGAGACGGGGATCCCCGACGACTGGTCGCCCTCGCTGCTGGACGTGTTGGTGCCCCCGGACCGATCGGACTGTTCGACTCATCCCGACCAGCGCACGTCGTGGGGACTCGAGCGAATCGGTGCCGACGATGTGGATCCGGGCGGGTCGGACGTCGACGTTGGGATTCTCGATACGGGCATTCAGTCCGATCACTGCAGCCTCTCGGTCGCGGGCGGGCGAAACTTCACGGCGACCGGGACGCCCAGTGACTACGAGGACCGACACGGACACGGAACCCACGTCGCCGGGATCGCCGGTGCGGTCGACAACGATCTCGGGATGGTGGGAACGGCACCGGACACGAACCTCTACGCCGTAAAGGTCCTCGACGACGACGGCCGCGGCCGGTACAGCGAACTGGTCGCGGGTATCGACTGGTGTCTCTCGAACGATATCGAACTCATCTCGATGAGCCTCGGGGGCGAGAACGAGAGCGAGACGGTCGACGACGTGATCGAGACCGCCACCTCGGACGGGCACCTCCTGCTCACCGCGGCCGGAAACGAGGGCAACGCGGAAGACGGCTCCTGCGACGAGGAGACGATGACTTACCCGGCAACCCACGACGACGTTCTCGCGGTCGCCGCGATGGACGAAGACGACACGCTGGCGTCCTACAGCAGCGTCGGTTCGGCCGTCGACCTGTTGGCACCCGGTACGGAGATCACGTCGACGATCACCGACAACGAGTACGCCGAAGCGAGCGGAACGAGCATCGCCTGTCCGTTCGTTACCGGCGTCGCGGCGCTGGTCTGGGGGATCAGCGAGGCGGACGGACCGGGTCCGAACGACGCCATCCGACGGACGCTTACCGACTCCGCTGAACCGGTCCTCGAGACCTGCGAGGAAGGCCACGGACTCGTCGACGCCCGCGCGGCGGTCGACGGCGACGTACCGGACGCAGACGATAGTTCATCGGATCGGGAAGGCGAACCTACCGATCGCGGCGAAAGCCGGTCGGCACTCGAGTGGCTCGCAGACGCGGTCTCTGGTCTTCTCGAGCGAATACGCGAACTGTTCGGATAG
- a CDS encoding DUF7470 family protein: MLDKLGPLGIAGIVLLLAGIGLIAYADIVIAAGLALVIAGLGIVVKALVTSVLQGFGMF; this comes from the coding sequence ATGCTTGATAAACTCGGTCCGCTCGGAATCGCTGGAATCGTGCTTCTTCTCGCCGGTATCGGACTCATCGCGTACGCCGATATCGTGATCGCCGCGGGACTCGCACTCGTGATCGCCGGACTCGGAATCGTCGTCAAGGCCCTCGTTACGAGCGTTCTCCAGGGGTTTGGGATGTTTTGA
- a CDS encoding DUF58 domain-containing protein codes for MRLTLRGWVVVAVIAFSLWTSARYGPRSLNAVVVPATIVVLAGVVSVARISRPSVERTTSSEGVAGDGLTIEHVIDGDRTVSATLSEAADGELYDVKSDGDPTTETVLEAGVQTRFEYELHLEKRGTDVIGPLSIVVTDVFGLVARRFDDDGTTSLVVVPPTKELRAGPTERLLAPAVESDRDERAEFDHLREYRRGDSLRDVHWKSTAKRADDGLFVTEYVAEGDAGSVTIALECVEGRADELATAAASVADSLLERGVRVGLVRSDGGAPLAPGTGREHRRDVLEILAVVDSGELAVDTRREADVRIRADESETTVSVGDVETSFERLRRGRDHGREFGPTVDETRSDDPGMDDFGAVA; via the coding sequence GTGAGACTCACCCTCCGCGGATGGGTCGTCGTCGCCGTCATCGCGTTTTCACTCTGGACGAGCGCGCGCTACGGACCACGGTCGCTGAACGCCGTCGTCGTTCCGGCGACGATCGTCGTACTCGCCGGGGTCGTCTCGGTTGCTCGGATCAGCCGGCCGAGCGTCGAGCGGACCACGTCCAGCGAGGGCGTCGCCGGCGACGGATTGACGATCGAGCACGTAATCGACGGCGACAGAACGGTTTCAGCTACCCTCAGCGAGGCCGCTGACGGCGAGCTGTACGACGTGAAAAGCGACGGTGACCCGACCACGGAGACGGTTCTCGAGGCCGGCGTCCAAACCCGTTTCGAGTACGAACTCCACCTCGAGAAGCGTGGAACGGACGTGATCGGTCCGCTTTCGATCGTCGTAACGGACGTTTTCGGGCTCGTCGCCCGACGGTTCGACGACGACGGGACGACGAGCCTGGTGGTCGTCCCGCCGACGAAAGAGCTGCGGGCCGGGCCGACGGAACGGTTGCTCGCGCCCGCGGTCGAATCGGACCGAGACGAGCGCGCGGAGTTCGATCACCTCCGCGAGTACCGGCGTGGCGATTCGCTACGCGACGTTCACTGGAAGTCGACGGCAAAACGAGCGGATGACGGCCTGTTCGTCACGGAGTACGTCGCCGAGGGCGACGCCGGCTCCGTCACGATCGCCCTCGAGTGTGTGGAGGGACGGGCGGACGAACTGGCGACTGCCGCCGCGAGCGTGGCGGACTCGCTTCTCGAGCGCGGAGTTCGCGTCGGACTGGTGCGATCCGACGGGGGGGCTCCGTTGGCTCCGGGTACGGGGCGAGAGCACCGTCGTGACGTACTCGAGATCCTCGCCGTCGTCGACAGCGGCGAACTCGCGGTCGACACGCGTCGCGAAGCCGACGTTCGGATTCGTGCCGACGAAAGCGAGACGACGGTAAGCGTCGGCGACGTCGAAACCTCGTTCGAGCGACTTCGGCGTGGTCGCGATCACGGACGCGAGTTCGGACCTACCGTCGACGAAACGAGATCCGACGATCCGGGGATGGACGACTTCGGGGCGGTCGCGTGA
- a CDS encoding AAA family ATPase: MTDLDHHRDRNHEPSTDDELSVSSVANLCTELEENVARVIVGHDDVVEHVVTAMLGRGHVLLEDVPGVGKTMLARSIATSIDCMFRRVQFTPDLLPSDVTGVNVFNQKTREFEFQPGPVFGNIVLGDEINRAPPKTQSALLEAMEEEQVTVDGDTRELPDPFVVIATQNAVEPNRTYDLPFAELDRFMKKLELGYPEPDEETELLGRTVGGHPIESLEPVTDRETIVRARETVAKVRVEEPVRAYATRLAGYTRENARVGVSPRGTIALLRAAQARAITEHREYVVPTDVKIEAPVVLGHRIRTDDRARDGDRVVEEALERVPVEAERV, encoded by the coding sequence ATGACTGACCTCGATCACCACAGAGACAGAAACCACGAGCCGTCCACGGACGACGAGTTGTCCGTTTCGAGCGTCGCGAACCTCTGTACCGAACTCGAGGAGAACGTCGCTCGCGTGATCGTCGGCCACGACGACGTCGTCGAACACGTCGTGACGGCCATGCTCGGCCGAGGTCACGTGTTGCTCGAGGACGTTCCCGGCGTCGGCAAGACGATGCTCGCTCGCTCGATCGCGACGTCGATCGACTGTATGTTCCGGCGCGTCCAGTTCACGCCGGATCTGCTCCCCTCCGACGTCACCGGCGTCAACGTCTTCAATCAGAAGACGCGCGAGTTCGAGTTTCAGCCCGGCCCCGTCTTCGGAAACATCGTTCTGGGCGACGAGATCAATCGCGCGCCGCCGAAGACGCAGTCGGCGTTGCTCGAGGCGATGGAAGAAGAACAAGTTACCGTCGACGGCGACACGCGGGAACTCCCCGACCCGTTCGTCGTCATCGCGACCCAGAACGCCGTCGAGCCGAACCGGACCTACGATCTCCCGTTCGCTGAACTTGATCGGTTCATGAAGAAACTCGAGTTAGGCTATCCGGAACCCGACGAGGAGACCGAGCTCCTCGGTCGAACCGTCGGCGGACATCCGATCGAATCGCTCGAGCCGGTGACTGACCGCGAGACGATCGTTCGCGCCCGCGAGACGGTCGCGAAGGTTCGCGTGGAGGAGCCGGTCCGAGCGTACGCGACCCGGCTCGCGGGCTACACGAGAGAGAACGCTCGAGTCGGCGTCAGCCCTCGCGGAACGATCGCGCTGTTACGGGCGGCACAGGCGCGGGCGATCACCGAACACCGCGAGTACGTCGTCCCCACCGACGTCAAGATCGAGGCCCCGGTCGTACTGGGCCATCGAATCCGGACGGACGACCGGGCGCGTGACGGCGATCGAGTGGTCGAAGAGGCCCTCGAGCGCGTCCCGGTCGAGGCGGAGCGGGTGTAG
- a CDS encoding cold-shock protein, with translation MAKGTVEFFNDTGGYGFIESDDSDEDVFFHMEDVGGPDLEEGQEVEFDIEQADKGPRATNVERL, from the coding sequence ATGGCGAAAGGTACGGTCGAATTCTTCAACGACACTGGCGGTTACGGGTTCATCGAGAGCGACGATTCGGACGAGGACGTGTTCTTCCACATGGAGGACGTCGGCGGCCCCGATCTGGAAGAGGGTCAGGAGGTCGAATTCGACATCGAGCAGGCCGATAAAGGCCCGCGCGCGACGAACGTCGAGCGCCTGTAG